A portion of the Sulfuriferula sp. AH1 genome contains these proteins:
- a CDS encoding MarR family winged helix-turn-helix transcriptional regulator, which translates to MNDEQHVFYCEESYTPGESVGYLLRGAWQSLLKNIDTEMQLLDLTGMQWGPLLLIGKGCCDTVATCARASYSDSGAMTRMLDRLEAKGLLCRVRSVADRRVVNLALTDAGREVTRQIPAHLIKVLNQHLQGFSEDEFELFKNMLRRFTENGNAPASTS; encoded by the coding sequence ATGAATGACGAACAACATGTGTTTTATTGCGAAGAAAGCTATACCCCCGGCGAGTCGGTAGGCTATTTGCTGCGCGGTGCATGGCAATCGCTGCTCAAGAATATCGATACCGAGATGCAGTTGCTGGATCTGACCGGAATGCAGTGGGGGCCGCTGTTGCTGATAGGCAAGGGCTGTTGCGACACGGTGGCGACGTGTGCACGGGCGAGTTACAGCGATAGCGGAGCGATGACGCGGATGCTGGATCGGCTGGAGGCCAAAGGTCTGCTGTGCCGGGTACGCAGCGTGGCCGACCGGCGCGTAGTGAATCTGGCGCTGACCGATGCCGGACGGGAAGTTACCCGGCAGATACCGGCGCATCTGATCAAGGTTCTCAATCAGCATCTGCAAGGTTTTAGCGAGGATGAATTTGAGCTGTTCAAGAACATGTTGCGGCGTTTTACCGAGAACGGAAATGCCCCTGCGAGTACATCATGA
- the fghA gene encoding S-formylglutathione hydrolase encodes MELISEHACFGGVQRFYRHDSVAVGLTMRFSVFLPPQAQQGKVPALFYLAGLTCSEETFMIKAGAQRVAAQLGMMLIAPDTSPRGANVAGETDNWDLGVGAGFYVDATAAPWNRHYRMYSYILELHELMVREFPVQAGSIGIAGHSMGGHGALVLALRNPALFKTVSAFAPVCAPSRCPWGVKAFSAYLGSEQADWLQYDASALMANSKTPFPGGILIDQGLSDKFLLDQLFPEAFEAACQQAQQPLELRRHAGYDHGYYFISTFVETHLLFHYRKLNGEAR; translated from the coding sequence CTGGAACTGATCAGCGAGCATGCGTGTTTCGGCGGCGTACAACGCTTCTATCGCCACGATTCCGTAGCTGTCGGCTTGACGATGCGGTTTTCGGTATTCCTGCCGCCGCAGGCGCAGCAAGGCAAAGTGCCGGCGCTGTTTTATCTGGCGGGGCTGACCTGTAGCGAAGAAACCTTCATGATCAAGGCCGGCGCGCAGCGCGTTGCCGCGCAGCTGGGCATGATGCTGATCGCGCCGGATACCAGCCCGCGCGGTGCCAATGTGGCAGGCGAGACCGACAACTGGGATCTGGGTGTCGGCGCGGGTTTCTATGTCGATGCGACAGCAGCGCCGTGGAACCGGCATTACCGCATGTACAGTTACATACTGGAATTGCATGAGCTGATGGTGCGTGAATTTCCGGTACAGGCTGGCAGCATTGGCATTGCCGGGCATTCGATGGGCGGGCATGGTGCGCTGGTGCTGGCGTTGCGTAATCCGGCACTGTTCAAAACAGTATCGGCATTTGCGCCGGTGTGTGCGCCGAGCCGGTGCCCGTGGGGAGTAAAGGCTTTTTCCGCCTATCTGGGCAGTGAGCAGGCGGACTGGCTGCAGTATGATGCCAGTGCGCTGATGGCAAACAGCAAGACGCCATTTCCTGGTGGTATTCTGATCGATCAGGGTTTAAGCGACAAATTCCTGCTTGATCAGCTGTTCCCTGAAGCATTCGAAGCCGCCTGTCAGCAAGCACAACAACCGCTGGAACTGCGCAGGCACGCTGGTTACGATCACGGCTATTACTTCATTTCCACCTTTGTCGAAACGCATCTGCTGTTTCACTATCGAAAACTGAATGGTGAGGCGCGCTAA
- a CDS encoding cytochrome b — MNTRYTHTAILLHWLMAALIVVNFPLGVYMSDLPLSPHKLQLYAYHKWTGIVVLTLLLLRVLWRVTHRPPAMVAGMPRWQELSAHWVHLGLYGLLLAVPLSGWLMSSALGFQVMLFGVLPLPDLIAANKALGQQLKEVHEILNYTLLGFVILHAGAALQHHFILRDSTLGRMLPWIGERK; from the coding sequence ATGAATACGCGTTATACACATACCGCAATCCTATTGCACTGGCTGATGGCGGCACTGATCGTGGTGAACTTTCCGTTGGGGGTGTACATGAGTGATTTGCCGCTGTCGCCGCATAAATTGCAGCTGTATGCCTATCACAAATGGACCGGAATCGTGGTCTTGACGTTGCTGCTGCTGCGCGTGTTGTGGCGCGTGACGCATCGGCCTCCGGCAATGGTAGCGGGTATGCCGCGCTGGCAGGAATTGAGTGCGCACTGGGTGCATCTGGGATTGTACGGTCTGCTGCTGGCAGTACCGCTGTCAGGCTGGCTGATGAGTTCGGCACTGGGTTTTCAGGTCATGCTGTTCGGCGTGTTGCCGCTGCCGGATCTGATTGCGGCGAACAAGGCGCTCGGCCAGCAGCTGAAAGAAGTGCATGAGATACTTAATTACACTTTGCTGGGATTTGTCATCCTGCATGCGGGTGCTGCGCTGCAACACCATTTTATTCTGCGCGACAGTACGTTGGGTCGCATGTTGCCCTGGATAGGAGAACGCAAATGA
- a CDS encoding GlxA family transcriptional regulator, producing MPSSRLRTVDIIVYPGFKALEAIGPLKVFDYANSCLQQRKLNGGYAVTIASTRIGMIPSDTLMSLQATKTISMHALPDLALIVGSPDIEQALQDSPEIIAWVVQAASRMQQLAALCTGSFFLAEGGALDGRRATTHWSFAERLRKKYPRIQVDADAIFIHEGNIWTSAGVTAGMDLALAIVEEDFGREIALEVARDLVIYLKRPGGQSQFSVHLASQMTTHPTIRELQNWIMSHLAEDLGISRLAARLAMSERNFARVFHRETGESPAEFIEGARFEAARRLLEENTSPLKVIAVQTGFSTEEKMRRVFQKKIGVTPKVYRERFSTTT from the coding sequence ATGCCGTCCAGCCGACTACGCACCGTCGACATCATCGTCTATCCCGGCTTCAAAGCGCTGGAAGCCATAGGGCCGCTGAAGGTTTTCGACTACGCCAACAGCTGTTTGCAGCAGCGCAAGCTGAACGGCGGTTATGCAGTCACCATCGCTTCGACCCGCATCGGCATGATCCCGTCCGATACGCTGATGTCGTTACAGGCAACCAAAACGATCAGCATGCACGCATTACCGGATCTCGCGCTGATCGTCGGTTCGCCTGATATTGAACAGGCATTACAGGACTCGCCCGAAATCATCGCCTGGGTCGTACAGGCAGCATCCAGAATGCAGCAGCTGGCGGCTTTATGTACCGGCAGTTTCTTTCTGGCTGAAGGCGGCGCGCTCGATGGACGCCGCGCCACCACCCACTGGAGTTTTGCGGAACGCCTGCGCAAAAAATACCCCAGGATACAAGTCGATGCTGACGCCATCTTCATCCATGAAGGCAATATCTGGACTTCCGCCGGCGTCACTGCCGGCATGGATCTGGCGCTGGCGATCGTGGAAGAGGATTTTGGCCGCGAAATCGCGCTCGAAGTGGCGCGCGACCTGGTGATCTATCTGAAACGGCCGGGTGGCCAATCCCAGTTCAGCGTCCATCTTGCCAGCCAGATGACCACCCATCCCACCATCCGCGAATTGCAAAACTGGATCATGTCACATCTGGCCGAGGACCTGGGTATCTCCAGACTGGCAGCCCGCCTGGCGATGAGCGAACGCAATTTTGCCCGCGTGTTTCATCGCGAAACCGGCGAAAGCCCGGCAGAGTTTATTGAAGGCGCACGTTTTGAAGCAGCCCGACGGTTGCTGGAGGAAAATACCTCGCCGCTGAAAGTGATCGCGGTGCAGACCGGTTTTAGCACCGAAGAAAAAATGCGGCGGGTATTTCAGAAAAAGATAGGGGTAACGCCCAAGGTATACCGTGAGCGTTTCTCCACAACGACATAA
- a CDS encoding YceI family protein, translating to MKHSLIVLSLSAVMVSSAYAAADSYTIDPHHAFPIFEVSHLGFTTQRGRFDETSGKVTLDMAAKTGSVDLTINTKSLDMGFPQWNEHVSEGFFHPEKFPTMTYKSTKLIFSGDKVVGADGEFTLLGVTKPLHVTVSGFRCAVNPMNKKPLCAGDVSAIFKRSDYGMMTYLPAIGDDIRINVPIEAYKD from the coding sequence ATGAAACACAGTCTCATCGTTTTATCTTTATCCGCAGTGATGGTGAGCAGCGCGTATGCCGCTGCTGACAGTTACACCATAGACCCGCATCATGCGTTTCCGATTTTTGAAGTGAGCCACCTGGGATTCACTACCCAGCGCGGGCGTTTTGACGAGACCAGCGGAAAAGTGACGCTGGATATGGCCGCCAAGACCGGCAGCGTGGATCTGACCATCAATACCAAATCGCTGGATATGGGCTTTCCGCAATGGAACGAGCATGTTTCCGAAGGTTTCTTCCATCCTGAAAAATTCCCTACCATGACCTACAAGTCCACCAAGCTGATCTTCAGCGGTGACAAGGTCGTGGGCGCAGATGGCGAATTTACCTTGCTGGGCGTGACCAAGCCGCTGCATGTCACGGTGAGCGGATTCCGCTGCGCGGTTAACCCGATGAACAAGAAACCGCTGTGCGCGGGCGATGTCAGCGCGATATTCAAGCGTTCCGACTACGGCATGATGACGTACCTGCCGGCTATCGGCGACGACATCAGGATCAATGTGCCGATTGAAGCCTACAAGGATTAA
- a CDS encoding YceI family protein: MKIIAALLLAAAAGQVSAATFNTPVANKSAVTFVSKQMGVAVNGGFGKFTSQISFDPARPETGKAQIDVVLASIDTGSGEANDEIKSKSWFDVKDYPVATFVSSSLKIVGGNRYQATGKLTIKGRTRDVVVPFTATPAGFNLVLDGAIPISRAQYGIGEGAWADPSVVADEVQVRFHFTLGAGK; the protein is encoded by the coding sequence ATGAAAATAATCGCTGCATTGTTGCTTGCTGCGGCAGCCGGTCAAGTCTCGGCGGCTACTTTCAACACCCCGGTCGCCAATAAAAGCGCCGTGACGTTCGTTTCCAAACAGATGGGGGTCGCGGTCAATGGCGGTTTCGGCAAATTCACCAGCCAGATCAGTTTTGATCCGGCCCGGCCGGAAACAGGCAAGGCGCAGATTGATGTGGTGCTCGCCAGCATCGATACCGGCAGCGGCGAGGCTAATGACGAGATCAAGAGCAAATCCTGGTTCGACGTCAAGGATTATCCAGTAGCGACTTTCGTTTCCAGCAGCCTGAAGATAGTGGGTGGAAACCGTTATCAGGCGACCGGCAAGCTCACCATCAAGGGGCGGACGCGTGATGTGGTCGTGCCGTTCACCGCCACCCCGGCAGGCTTCAATCTGGTGCTGGATGGCGCTATCCCCATCTCGCGCGCGCAATACGGCATAGGCGAAGGTGCCTGGGCCGATCCGTCGGTGGTGGCCGATGAAGTGCAAGTCCGTTTCCATTTCACCCTCGGTGCAGGGAAGTAG
- a CDS encoding HlyD family efflux transporter periplasmic adaptor subunit — MSEQKSPQSGASAPATNSVARKKWMLVLTMLILAAAVAYAIHWYVHDRNFEYSDDAYVAADIVQLTPQVAGTVVAIAVNETDSVRAGEVLVRLDDTNAQVALREAEAQLAQTVREVRTTYAANNSLTATIAQHRAELEQARADMANAQADLARRQRLAGTGAVSQEELQHAQTAVEAAHSRVAADTAAMTNAREQLQTNQALTGGTSVRNHPKVLAAAVKVQQAYLDLQRVSILAPVDGYIGKRSVQLGQRVAIGAPLMTIVPLNQVWVDANYKEAQLRRIRIGQPVALTADVYGDKVEYHGRVAGIGSGTGAAFALLPAQNATGNWIKVVQRVPVRIALDAKEVVVHPLRVGMSMEASVDLSRQGGPVLANPASRGIASQTGVYAGNNRAVDVLIDKIISANLGEHPQKVVKL; from the coding sequence ATGAGCGAACAAAAATCTCCCCAGTCAGGCGCATCTGCGCCTGCCACTAATTCCGTTGCACGCAAGAAATGGATGCTGGTGCTGACGATGCTGATTTTGGCAGCGGCAGTGGCTTATGCCATCCACTGGTACGTGCATGATCGTAATTTCGAATACAGCGACGATGCCTATGTCGCTGCCGATATCGTGCAGCTTACCCCTCAGGTGGCGGGCACCGTGGTGGCCATCGCAGTCAATGAGACCGACTCTGTGCGGGCCGGAGAAGTGCTGGTGCGGCTGGATGACACCAACGCGCAGGTGGCATTGCGTGAGGCGGAAGCGCAACTCGCGCAGACCGTACGCGAAGTGCGCACGACCTATGCGGCCAACAACAGCCTGACTGCAACGATCGCGCAACATCGGGCCGAGCTGGAACAGGCGCGCGCGGATATGGCGAATGCGCAGGCCGATCTGGCGCGCAGACAGCGTCTGGCCGGAACCGGCGCAGTGTCGCAGGAAGAGCTGCAGCACGCGCAAACCGCTGTCGAAGCCGCGCATAGCCGGGTCGCTGCCGATACTGCCGCAATGACTAACGCCAGGGAGCAGTTGCAGACCAATCAGGCACTGACCGGCGGCACTTCAGTGCGCAATCATCCCAAGGTGCTGGCAGCTGCGGTAAAGGTGCAGCAGGCCTATCTTGATCTGCAGCGCGTGTCGATCCTGGCGCCGGTGGATGGCTATATCGGCAAGCGCAGTGTGCAGCTTGGGCAGCGCGTGGCTATCGGTGCGCCGCTGATGACGATCGTGCCGCTGAATCAGGTCTGGGTCGATGCCAATTACAAGGAAGCGCAGTTGCGGCGTATCCGCATCGGCCAGCCGGTAGCGCTGACGGCGGACGTGTATGGCGACAAGGTCGAATATCATGGCCGTGTCGCAGGCATCGGTTCGGGTACGGGTGCGGCATTCGCATTGTTGCCGGCACAGAATGCGACCGGCAACTGGATCAAGGTGGTGCAGCGTGTGCCGGTGCGGATCGCGCTCGATGCCAAAGAAGTCGTGGTGCACCCGTTGCGTGTGGGCATGTCGATGGAAGCGAGCGTGGATTTATCCCGGCAGGGCGGCCCCGTACTGGCAAATCCTGCATCGCGCGGTATCGCATCGCAAACCGGCGTCTATGCAGGCAATAACCGCGCTGTGGATGTGCTGATTGACAAGATTATCAGCGCGAATCTGGGCGAGCATCCGCAAAAAGTGGTCAAACTCTAG
- a CDS encoding MarR family winged helix-turn-helix transcriptional regulator — translation MPNTPVLSLIRELASCYQAFEAYSLQQIRGFGLTACQFDIIATLGNTSGLSFSDLGSRTLITKGTLTGVVDRLTEKDLVRRIADPDDGRRQIVMLTEKGEALFADIFPRHVQYLKEALATLSAEEIRQTQLMLQRLGGVFTDKKETA, via the coding sequence ATGCCCAACACTCCGGTTTTATCCTTGATTCGCGAACTGGCCAGCTGCTATCAGGCGTTCGAAGCGTATTCATTGCAGCAGATTCGTGGCTTCGGCTTGACTGCATGTCAATTCGACATCATTGCCACACTGGGAAATACGTCTGGTCTGAGTTTCAGTGACCTTGGCAGCAGGACGCTGATTACCAAAGGCACGCTGACTGGCGTGGTGGACAGGCTGACAGAAAAGGATCTGGTGCGACGTATCGCCGACCCTGACGATGGTCGCCGGCAGATTGTGATGCTGACGGAAAAGGGGGAAGCCCTGTTTGCCGATATCTTTCCGCGGCACGTGCAATATCTGAAGGAGGCGCTTGCAACACTGAGCGCAGAAGAAATCAGGCAGACGCAGTTGATGCTGCAACGCCTGGGGGGTGTGTTTACTGATAAAAAGGAGACAGCATGA
- a CDS encoding S-(hydroxymethyl)glutathione dehydrogenase/class III alcohol dehydrogenase, producing MKTKAAIAWKAGAPLTIEEVDLEGPKAGEVLVEIKATGICHTDYYTLSGADPEGLFPAILGHEGAGVVVEVGPGVKSLKKDDHVIPLYTPECRECKFCLSRKTNLCQAIRSTQGRGLMPDGTSRFSIDGKPIFHYMGTSTFSNYIVVPEIALAKIREDAPFDKACYIGCGVTTGVGAVVFSAKVEAGANVVVFGLGGIGLNVIQAAKMVGANKIIGVDINPRRIEMARKFGMTDFVNPNEIANVVDHIVQLTDGGADYSFECIGNITTMRQALECCHKGWGQSFIIGVAAAGEEISTRPFQLVTGREWKGSAFGGARGRTDVPKIVDWYMDGKLNIDDLITHTLPLERINEGFDLMKSGESIRSVVLY from the coding sequence ATGAAAACTAAAGCCGCAATTGCATGGAAAGCCGGTGCGCCGCTGACGATAGAAGAAGTTGATCTCGAAGGACCGAAAGCCGGTGAAGTGCTGGTGGAAATCAAGGCTACCGGCATCTGTCACACTGATTATTACACCTTGTCCGGCGCTGATCCGGAAGGCCTGTTTCCGGCTATCCTCGGCCACGAAGGTGCGGGTGTCGTGGTCGAAGTCGGTCCGGGGGTAAAGTCGCTGAAAAAAGACGACCATGTTATTCCGCTGTATACCCCGGAATGCCGCGAGTGCAAATTCTGCCTGTCGCGCAAGACCAATCTGTGCCAGGCTATCCGCTCTACTCAGGGCCGCGGCCTGATGCCGGACGGCACTTCGCGCTTCTCTATCGACGGCAAGCCGATTTTCCATTACATGGGCACCTCGACCTTCTCCAATTACATCGTGGTACCGGAAATCGCGCTGGCCAAAATCCGCGAAGATGCGCCGTTTGACAAGGCCTGCTACATTGGTTGCGGCGTTACTACCGGTGTCGGCGCAGTGGTGTTCTCTGCCAAAGTGGAAGCCGGTGCTAATGTGGTGGTGTTCGGCCTGGGCGGCATTGGTCTCAACGTGATCCAGGCGGCGAAGATGGTCGGTGCCAACAAGATCATCGGTGTGGATATTAATCCGCGCCGCATCGAAATGGCACGCAAGTTCGGCATGACCGATTTCGTCAATCCGAATGAAATCGCCAATGTCGTTGATCATATCGTGCAGCTGACCGATGGCGGTGCCGATTATTCATTCGAGTGCATCGGCAATATCACTACCATGCGTCAGGCACTGGAATGCTGTCACAAGGGCTGGGGTCAATCGTTCATTATCGGCGTTGCCGCCGCCGGCGAAGAAATCAGCACCCGTCCATTCCAGCTGGTAACCGGTCGCGAATGGAAAGGCTCGGCCTTCGGCGGTGCACGCGGCCGTACCGATGTGCCCAAGATCGTCGACTGGTACATGGACGGCAAACTGAATATCGACGACCTGATCACGCATACCCTGCCGCTGGAGCGTATCAACGAGGGGTTCGACTTGATGAAGAGCGGTGAATCCATCCGTTCCGTGGTGCTGTATTGA
- a CDS encoding efflux transporter outer membrane subunit yields the protein MNLLAKVHKLSVIGVLLTVAGCANFSGIESQSTMLVPQSLHANNSQADAAAFPQQQWWQTFGDPQLNALIEQAIAQNPNLKIAQSRMREAQAAIASADSARYPQVNASAQSTRERLSANSIYPPPLGGSTVSMNSATVSASWQFDWFGKQRAALDAAIGQSRAAQADRQAAQVMLAANVAQQYFGLARLQAQQGVKLKLLQNAEQNAQLVNQRVLAGLDSALSLHQAQAEVPQLRRDLAALDEQIALVRYALAVLVGAEPDAAAQVTAHLPADIQVQPPERIPAELLGHRADVVAARWRVESELQGVREARADFYPNINLSAFAGFEAIGLAQWLQADSRTVGAGPAISLPIFDAGRLRGQLQGRTARADAAIESYNATVLSALRETADQLSSWKMLQTQLQEQRAAMAQVDAAYELALARYRDGLTNYLTVLIAANAVMQQHSTLVDLQTRLCDVDAGLMLALGGGYVPSPEDMKISKTAIENAAKVAK from the coding sequence ATGAATTTATTGGCCAAGGTGCATAAGCTGTCTGTGATCGGCGTGCTGCTGACAGTGGCGGGCTGCGCGAATTTTTCCGGCATCGAATCGCAATCGACCATGCTGGTGCCGCAGTCGTTGCATGCGAATAACAGTCAGGCTGATGCTGCTGCATTCCCGCAACAGCAATGGTGGCAGACGTTCGGCGACCCGCAACTGAATGCGCTGATCGAACAGGCCATTGCACAGAATCCGAATCTGAAAATCGCGCAAAGCCGTATGCGCGAAGCGCAGGCTGCCATCGCCAGCGCGGACAGCGCGCGTTATCCGCAAGTGAATGCGTCAGCGCAATCGACGCGTGAGCGCTTGAGCGCGAACAGCATTTATCCGCCGCCGCTGGGCGGCAGCACGGTGTCGATGAATTCGGCTACCGTCTCGGCATCATGGCAATTCGACTGGTTCGGCAAGCAGCGCGCTGCATTGGACGCCGCAATCGGCCAGTCGCGCGCTGCACAGGCGGACAGGCAGGCGGCGCAGGTCATGCTGGCGGCCAACGTGGCACAGCAGTATTTCGGTTTGGCGCGTCTGCAGGCGCAGCAGGGTGTCAAGCTGAAATTATTGCAAAACGCTGAACAAAATGCGCAATTGGTTAATCAACGTGTATTGGCCGGACTGGATAGCGCATTGTCGTTGCATCAGGCGCAGGCCGAGGTGCCGCAGTTGCGTCGCGATCTGGCTGCGCTGGACGAGCAGATTGCGCTTGTGCGTTATGCGCTGGCGGTGCTGGTCGGCGCCGAACCGGACGCTGCCGCGCAAGTAACGGCGCATTTGCCGGCAGATATTCAGGTGCAGCCGCCTGAACGCATCCCTGCCGAATTGCTCGGACACCGCGCCGATGTGGTTGCGGCGCGCTGGCGGGTGGAGAGCGAGTTGCAGGGCGTACGCGAGGCGCGGGCGGATTTTTATCCCAATATCAATTTGAGCGCGTTCGCGGGCTTTGAAGCGATCGGTCTCGCGCAATGGTTGCAAGCGGATAGCCGCACGGTCGGTGCCGGACCAGCCATCAGTCTGCCGATATTCGATGCAGGGCGTTTGCGCGGGCAATTGCAGGGGCGCACCGCGCGGGCAGATGCGGCGATAGAAAGCTATAACGCGACGGTGTTGAGCGCGTTGCGCGAGACAGCGGATCAACTGTCGTCATGGAAAATGCTGCAAACCCAGCTGCAGGAACAGAGGGCGGCAATGGCGCAGGTGGATGCGGCCTATGAGCTCGCGCTGGCGCGGTATCGGGACGGATTGACCAATTATCTGACTGTGCTGATCGCGGCAAATGCCGTCATGCAGCAACACAGTACGCTGGTCGATCTGCAAACCCGGCTCTGTGACGTGGATGCAGGGCTGATGCTGGCGCTGGGCGGAGGTTATGTCCCATCGCCAGAGGATATGAAAATTTCGAAAACTGCGATTGAAAATGCAGCCAAGGTAGCGAAATGA
- a CDS encoding DHA2 family efflux MFS transporter permease subunit — protein MAIPPQSMPASPPPLHGFMLVLASMALALATFMNVLDVSIANVSIQALSGDLGVSTSQGTWVITSFAVANAIAVPLTGFLTQRFGAVRLFVSSIILFVIASWLCGMSTSLGMLIVFRVIQGAVAGPMIPLSQSLLLSSYPKEKTGLALTIWSMTTLVAPVAGPLLGGWITDNISWPWIFYINIPIGLLAAGVTWALYRHRETPRRKVPIDYVGLGLLIVWVGALQILLDKGNELDWFNSSQIIALAIVSAVSFCFFLVWELTDAHPVVDLSLFRRRNFWSGTLALAIAYGVFFGNVVMLPLWLQQDMGYTATLAGAVLAPVGLLAIMLSPLVGKNIGKYDPRWFATLAFVVFALVVWMRSQFTVQTDLATIMIPSLIQGIAMATFFVPLVTLIFSGLTPDKIPAASGLSNFARIMAGGFGASIFTSVWGNRTAAHHAVLAEHINYASPATQAAIKTLTDTGMSEQQALARINGLIEQQASTMAADDLAWISAILFIVLIVLIWLARPIKAAPKAAESAGAH, from the coding sequence ATGGCTATTCCTCCCCAGTCCATGCCGGCTTCACCGCCGCCGTTGCACGGCTTCATGCTGGTGCTGGCCAGCATGGCGCTGGCACTGGCGACGTTCATGAACGTGCTGGACGTATCGATCGCCAATGTGTCGATACAGGCACTGTCCGGCGACCTCGGCGTGAGCACCAGTCAGGGCACCTGGGTGATTACTTCGTTTGCCGTAGCGAATGCGATCGCGGTACCGCTGACCGGATTTCTCACGCAGCGTTTTGGTGCAGTGCGGCTGTTCGTGTCCAGCATCATATTGTTTGTGATCGCATCCTGGCTGTGCGGCATGTCCACCAGCCTGGGCATGCTCATCGTGTTCCGGGTAATCCAGGGCGCAGTGGCGGGGCCGATGATCCCGTTGTCGCAGTCGTTGCTGCTGTCCAGTTATCCCAAGGAAAAAACCGGTCTGGCATTGACCATCTGGTCGATGACTACGCTGGTGGCGCCGGTAGCCGGGCCGCTGCTGGGCGGATGGATCACCGATAACATTTCCTGGCCGTGGATTTTCTATATCAACATCCCTATCGGTCTGCTCGCGGCAGGCGTTACTTGGGCGTTGTATCGCCATCGGGAGACGCCGCGACGCAAGGTGCCGATCGATTATGTCGGGCTGGGCTTGCTCATTGTCTGGGTAGGCGCGCTGCAAATCCTGCTGGATAAAGGTAATGAGCTGGACTGGTTTAACTCCAGCCAGATCATCGCGCTGGCTATCGTGTCAGCAGTCAGCTTCTGTTTCTTTCTGGTGTGGGAGTTGACTGATGCGCATCCGGTGGTGGATCTGAGTCTGTTCCGCCGGCGTAATTTCTGGTCGGGAACGCTGGCGCTGGCAATCGCTTACGGCGTATTTTTCGGTAATGTGGTGATGTTGCCGCTGTGGTTGCAGCAGGATATGGGCTATACCGCCACACTGGCGGGTGCGGTGCTGGCACCGGTTGGCCTGCTGGCGATCATGCTGTCGCCACTGGTGGGAAAGAATATCGGCAAGTACGATCCGCGCTGGTTCGCGACGCTGGCATTTGTGGTGTTTGCGCTGGTGGTGTGGATGCGTTCGCAGTTTACGGTGCAGACCGATCTCGCCACCATCATGATACCGTCGCTGATCCAGGGTATCGCCATGGCAACGTTCTTCGTGCCGCTGGTGACGCTGATTTTTTCCGGGCTAACGCCGGATAAAATCCCGGCTGCATCGGGTCTGTCGAATTTTGCACGCATCATGGCGGGCGGTTTTGGTGCTTCCATTTTTACCAGTGTCTGGGGTAACCGGACAGCCGCGCATCATGCCGTGCTGGCGGAGCATATCAATTACGCCAGCCCGGCGACCCAGGCCGCGATCAAAACGCTGACGGACACGGGTATGAGCGAACAACAGGCGTTAGCGCGGATTAACGGTCTGATCGAGCAGCAGGCGTCAACTATGGCGGCGGATGATCTGGCGTGGATCTCGGCAATATTGTTCATCGTGCTGATCGTGCTGATCTGGCTGGCACGTCCCATTAAAGCGGCACCCAAAGCGGCAGAATCTGCCGGTGCACATTGA